From a single Bryobacter aggregatus MPL3 genomic region:
- a CDS encoding lysylphosphatidylglycerol synthase domain-containing protein, whose amino-acid sequence MRFPREMFERERTETQALPRCFRWGLPVPRHLRDESFAVFRLEKRGFIMISSHVGTNSSTDGQPAAKGTGIPWGALLVLAVIGVVLYRAAAGGAGFDWARFGATLESLDPRFGALAILLIILSYVGRAVRWEVMIRPLGPTPSLWRLFVGTSIGFTAVVLLGRPGEFVRPWWIGRESRTTFSSQLAVWLFERIYDLLVVILFFGYGLVHLSGTAIVAKAGPELQFVFSSGGALALLAGSLCLLFIFALRFLNPRQREGLVSLVDRLPDKLAQRLRPLAGNFIAGAAACSDPKLQWLVLFYTAMEWLVIAGSVWAIFRAFPVSSALGVGDIVAFVGLVSFGSIVQLPGIGGGMQMAAIAVLTQLYGFGFEDATSLAIVIWITSAMLILPFGIAFALQEGLSLSSMRHLAEETR is encoded by the coding sequence ATGCGATTCCCCAGGGAGATGTTTGAGAGAGAGAGGACTGAAACACAGGCGCTGCCCAGGTGTTTCCGGTGGGGGCTGCCTGTGCCGCGACATTTGAGAGATGAATCATTCGCTGTCTTCCGATTAGAGAAACGAGGTTTTATCATGATAAGTTCACACGTGGGAACAAATTCTTCAACCGACGGGCAGCCGGCAGCAAAAGGGACTGGGATCCCCTGGGGTGCGCTACTGGTATTGGCTGTCATCGGCGTCGTTCTGTATCGGGCCGCTGCGGGTGGGGCTGGTTTCGATTGGGCACGCTTTGGTGCGACTCTCGAGTCCCTCGATCCGCGATTTGGCGCGCTGGCTATCTTACTCATAATACTCAGTTATGTAGGCAGAGCGGTACGCTGGGAGGTAATGATTCGCCCACTGGGGCCGACGCCGAGCCTGTGGCGGCTCTTCGTGGGCACCTCGATTGGCTTCACCGCCGTGGTTCTGCTTGGCAGACCGGGAGAGTTTGTCCGGCCTTGGTGGATCGGACGCGAGTCGCGTACTACCTTCTCATCCCAATTGGCTGTCTGGCTCTTTGAACGCATTTATGACCTGCTGGTGGTGATTCTTTTTTTCGGCTATGGCCTGGTGCATCTTTCCGGGACGGCAATTGTCGCCAAGGCCGGGCCGGAGTTACAATTTGTTTTTTCAAGCGGTGGAGCGCTTGCCTTGCTGGCCGGGAGTCTCTGCCTGCTTTTTATTTTTGCCCTCCGTTTTCTCAATCCCAGGCAGCGTGAGGGCCTTGTTTCTCTTGTCGATCGGTTGCCGGACAAGCTGGCGCAGCGGTTGCGCCCTCTAGCCGGCAACTTCATTGCCGGGGCAGCGGCTTGCAGCGATCCGAAGCTCCAGTGGCTGGTGTTGTTCTATACGGCGATGGAATGGTTGGTGATTGCGGGGAGCGTATGGGCAATTTTCCGGGCTTTTCCGGTATCGAGTGCATTGGGTGTGGGCGATATCGTCGCTTTTGTTGGGCTAGTGAGTTTTGGCAGCATTGTGCAGTTGCCCGGGATTGGCGGGGGCATGCAGATGGCGGCTATCGCGGTGCTCACCCAACTGTATGGCTTTGGTTTTGAAGACGCCACGTCGCTCGCAATTGTGATCTGGATTACTTCTGCGATGCTGATTCTGCCGTTTGGGATCGCGTTTGCGCTGCAGGAAGGCTTGAGCCTGAGTTCCATGCGCCACCTTGCCGAGGAGACTCGATAA
- a CDS encoding RNA polymerase sigma factor → MIHLSNVAAQAAPTGNTWAAPVFQSSLSQTSPWGIALDADSILVERCIAGDQGSWEDLIKIHTRRVYAICYRFVGKDEEAQDLTQEVFLRIFKTLHSFRAGEGSFTVWLTRLTRNLLIDHYRRTKGERMTDSLENQLPMIEETSLAGGRTDGLLAGREASEILQAALQKLSPELREAVILRDLQEMEYREIAIALSVPEGTVKSRLNRGRAELARILKRQKVTV, encoded by the coding sequence ATGATTCATCTCTCAAATGTCGCGGCACAGGCAGCCCCCACCGGAAACACCTGGGCAGCGCCTGTGTTTCAGTCCTCTCTCTCTCAAACATCTCCCTGGGGAATCGCATTGGACGCCGATTCAATACTGGTTGAGCGCTGCATTGCTGGCGATCAGGGATCCTGGGAAGATCTGATCAAAATTCATACGCGGCGCGTATACGCGATTTGCTATCGCTTCGTCGGCAAGGACGAAGAAGCCCAGGATCTGACGCAGGAAGTTTTTCTGCGCATCTTCAAAACACTGCATAGTTTCCGTGCCGGCGAAGGAAGCTTCACCGTCTGGCTCACACGCCTGACGCGCAACCTTCTGATTGATCACTACCGCAGAACCAAGGGGGAACGGATGACGGACTCTCTCGAAAACCAACTGCCGATGATCGAAGAGACCTCGCTCGCCGGGGGACGCACCGACGGGCTGCTAGCTGGACGTGAGGCCAGCGAAATCCTGCAGGCTGCTTTGCAAAAACTTTCTCCCGAACTGCGGGAAGCCGTCATTCTGCGCGACCTCCAGGAAATGGAGTATCGCGAAATCGCAATCGCACTCAGCGTCCCGGAGGGCACAGTCAAGAGCCGGCTCAATCGGGGCCGGGCAGAATTGGCTCGCATCCTGAAGCGCCAGAAGGTGACGGTCTAA
- a CDS encoding anti-sigma factor family protein has product MNELQCLGIDELLCDYVDGTLSADQKSAFEAHTQSCPACAELVSDVVGSVHFMERAATVEAPKELLTRILNQTPKHAPLVDAISRIGWARRFMAPLLQPRFAMGMAMTILSFSMLGKFVAPVRQLKASDLEPAKVWRSVDDSAHRTWNRFVKYYDNLRLVYEVQTAIDDIKGDTDDQPGSPKSNTKKSGESK; this is encoded by the coding sequence ATGAACGAACTTCAGTGCCTCGGCATCGATGAACTTCTTTGCGATTACGTGGACGGGACGCTGAGTGCCGACCAGAAAAGCGCATTTGAGGCCCACACCCAGAGTTGCCCGGCTTGTGCCGAACTCGTCAGCGATGTGGTGGGTTCTGTCCATTTCATGGAGCGTGCGGCAACCGTCGAGGCGCCCAAGGAGCTCCTCACCCGAATTCTCAATCAGACTCCCAAGCATGCGCCGCTCGTCGATGCCATCTCACGCATCGGCTGGGCCAGGCGCTTCATGGCGCCGCTGCTGCAGCCGCGCTTTGCCATGGGAATGGCGATGACGATTCTCAGCTTCTCTATGCTGGGCAAATTCGTTGCGCCCGTGCGGCAACTGAAGGCCAGCGATCTTGAACCCGCCAAAGTCTGGCGCAGCGTCGATGATTCCGCCCATCGCACCTGGAACCGTTTTGTAAAGTATTACGACAATCTCCGTTTGGTCTATGAAGTACAAACCGCGATCGATGACATCAAAGGGGACACGGATGACCAACCGGGGAGCCCTAAATCCAACACCAAGAAGAGTGGAGAGTCAAAATGA
- a CDS encoding LiaI-LiaF-like domain-containing protein yields the protein MNPTENEPLSGNGQQPEAAAPIVGYCRATGKALTAEDATYVGGILYSKEYAEKTRLTQEPLSPYTAPVMGNPKNDISPGWAFVLGLIPGVGAIYNQQYAKGLFHIVVFASLISLLDRAGNGHVLLSLLLAGWVFYMPFEAYHTAQKRQNGEVVDEMTGLVNLPQGLRKLPIGPFVLIAFGFLFLLDNLGLLRIDELMRFWPVILIAIGVLLLMQRMQEAEAIASSPKEQRHAE from the coding sequence ATGAACCCCACCGAAAATGAACCCCTCTCCGGGAACGGGCAGCAACCGGAAGCTGCCGCCCCCATCGTCGGCTATTGCCGCGCGACCGGAAAGGCACTCACGGCAGAAGATGCAACTTATGTCGGCGGCATCCTGTACTCGAAAGAGTACGCCGAAAAGACCAGGCTCACGCAGGAACCGCTCTCGCCCTATACCGCCCCTGTCATGGGAAACCCGAAAAACGACATCTCGCCCGGTTGGGCCTTTGTTCTTGGGTTGATCCCCGGCGTCGGCGCCATCTATAACCAGCAATACGCCAAGGGTCTCTTTCACATCGTCGTGTTCGCCTCTCTGATCTCGCTGCTCGACCGCGCCGGCAACGGCCACGTACTGCTGAGTTTGCTCCTGGCCGGGTGGGTCTTCTATATGCCGTTTGAGGCTTATCACACTGCACAGAAGCGGCAGAACGGCGAAGTCGTCGACGAGATGACAGGCTTGGTCAATCTCCCCCAAGGTCTGCGCAAGCTCCCGATCGGGCCCTTTGTGCTGATTGCGTTCGGTTTTCTGTTTCTGCTCGACAATCTGGGACTGTTGCGAATTGATGAATTGATGCGTTTCTGGCCAGTGATCCTCATCGCGATCGGCGTACTGTTGCTGATGCAACGCATGCAGGAGGCAGAAGCCATCGCCTCCTCGCCGAAGGAACAACGCCATGCAGAATAG
- a CDS encoding DUF4097 family beta strand repeat-containing protein has translation MRHSFVGPIVLIVIGGVFLVNNLRPDISAWRLIGEYWPYLLIIWGVIRLAEIAFLSSRNQPLPRRGLGGGEWALIVLITLVASGVNFGNDMRDRIRTGRVNIRGLQMFGENFEYPLSAQASCSKTPRIVVENRRGNVRLIGSTTDTINVTGQKTIFGLDRTEADRISERMKLEVLVQGEQVVIRTNQESTGSDNKVEANLEVQIPKGSTVECRGTRGDFDVSEITGNFEVNSDNAGVRGQDIGGNVRIDLRRSDIIRLQRVKGNADIKGGRAEDIEIDELGGQLIVDGQFTGSVDFRRVAKPLRFTSQATTMTIERILGRVHMSDGDLEIEDVSGPLKVRCTKSKDVRLSGFNSSADIDLNRGDIELSPGTNTPGPIVAKTESGAVTLHLNENAKFDLEATARRGEVENHFGGPLHTRDEGRGGTIRGGNGGAKISLESYRGRVSVMRGGIFVSNNPEPRPPLPPKPPASPKIPALVDR, from the coding sequence ATGAGACATTCTTTTGTCGGCCCGATCGTATTGATCGTCATCGGTGGAGTCTTCCTGGTCAACAACCTGCGTCCCGACATCTCAGCCTGGCGCCTGATTGGGGAGTACTGGCCTTATCTTCTGATCATCTGGGGCGTAATCCGTCTGGCGGAGATTGCCTTTCTCAGCTCGCGCAACCAGCCGCTGCCCCGCCGTGGCTTGGGCGGGGGCGAGTGGGCGCTCATTGTGCTGATCACTCTGGTGGCCAGCGGCGTCAACTTCGGCAATGACATGAGAGACCGGATCCGCACCGGACGTGTCAATATCCGCGGATTGCAGATGTTCGGAGAGAACTTCGAGTATCCGCTCTCGGCCCAGGCATCCTGTTCAAAAACACCGCGCATTGTGGTGGAGAATCGCCGCGGCAATGTACGGCTGATCGGGTCGACAACGGACACCATCAATGTCACTGGACAGAAGACGATCTTCGGTCTCGATCGCACCGAAGCAGACCGCATCAGTGAACGCATGAAGCTCGAGGTGTTGGTGCAGGGCGAACAGGTCGTGATCCGCACCAATCAGGAAAGCACCGGTAGTGACAACAAGGTGGAAGCCAATCTGGAAGTGCAGATCCCCAAAGGCTCGACCGTGGAATGCCGTGGCACCCGCGGTGATTTTGATGTCAGCGAGATCACCGGCAACTTTGAAGTGAATTCCGACAATGCGGGCGTGCGCGGCCAGGACATCGGCGGCAATGTGCGCATCGATCTCCGCCGCAGCGACATCATCCGGCTACAGCGCGTGAAGGGCAATGCCGACATCAAGGGCGGCCGCGCCGAAGATATCGAAATCGACGAGCTTGGTGGCCAGTTGATTGTCGATGGGCAGTTCACTGGCAGCGTCGATTTCCGGCGGGTGGCCAAGCCCCTGCGCTTCACCAGCCAGGCGACGACGATGACCATCGAGCGGATTCTGGGACGGGTACACATGTCGGACGGAGATCTGGAAATTGAGGATGTCAGCGGCCCGCTCAAAGTCCGCTGCACGAAGTCGAAGGATGTACGCTTGAGCGGTTTTAACTCTTCCGCCGATATCGATCTCAACCGCGGGGATATTGAACTTTCTCCCGGCACCAACACGCCGGGCCCCATCGTCGCGAAAACAGAAAGCGGCGCAGTGACGCTGCATCTGAACGAGAATGCGAAGTTCGACCTCGAGGCGACGGCACGGCGCGGCGAAGTGGAGAATCACTTTGGCGGCCCATTACACACTCGCGATGAAGGCCGGGGCGGCACCATTCGCGGCGGCAACGGCGGCGCCAAGATCTCCCTCGAATCCTATCGGGGACGGGTGAGTGTGATGCGTGGCGGAATCTTTGTGAGCAACAATCCGGAACCGCGGCCGCCCCTGCCACCCAAGCCTCCGGCCAGCCCGAAAATTCCGGCACTCGTCGACCGTTAA
- a CDS encoding DUF2975 domain-containing protein produces MKALGDRSVASCIRFVLDAAWWLVVVSLALLTGLLVFSFFVKLEGNNLTMNLPVTLEMNTPVHDNSASLDTGAQIEKLHGNLRFPVRNGAFFSGSMVLIVLFCGSLLWALTQLRHIFRSLSRGLLFLPENARRIRWVGFTLIFGELARAALVYFWSYYTSLHFTGNGLHFVASTDVNAITILGGFAILVLAEVFREGTRLHEDQSLTI; encoded by the coding sequence ATGAAAGCACTCGGCGACCGGTCCGTTGCATCCTGCATCCGGTTTGTCCTCGACGCAGCGTGGTGGTTGGTTGTCGTCTCCCTGGCCCTACTGACCGGACTGCTCGTATTCAGCTTCTTCGTCAAGCTGGAAGGCAATAATCTGACAATGAACCTGCCTGTCACCTTGGAGATGAACACTCCGGTTCATGACAACAGCGCGTCCCTCGACACTGGCGCACAGATCGAGAAGCTCCACGGGAATCTGCGGTTTCCGGTTCGGAATGGCGCCTTCTTTTCCGGAAGCATGGTCCTGATCGTGCTGTTCTGCGGTTCTTTGCTCTGGGCCTTGACCCAGCTTCGCCACATCTTCCGCTCGCTCAGCCGAGGTCTCCTGTTCCTCCCGGAGAATGCTCGCAGAATTCGTTGGGTGGGGTTCACCCTCATCTTCGGAGAACTTGCCCGCGCGGCGCTGGTCTACTTCTGGAGCTACTACACGAGCCTGCATTTCACCGGGAATGGCCTCCACTTTGTGGCCTCGACAGACGTCAACGCCATCACGATTCTCGGCGGCTTCGCCATCCTGGTCCTCGCCGAAGTCTTTCGGGAAGGCACGCGGCTGCACGAAGACCAATCGCTGACCATCTGA
- a CDS encoding helix-turn-helix domain-containing protein, which translates to MAIRISLDRLLLQRGMTLTDLAERVGITLANLSVLKTNKARAIRFSTLDALCRELDCQPGDLLEWVPSACEDPDTAELEELLS; encoded by the coding sequence ATGGCCATTCGGATCAGTCTGGACCGCCTGCTGCTCCAGCGCGGCATGACCCTCACCGACTTAGCCGAGCGCGTGGGGATCACCTTAGCGAACCTGTCGGTATTGAAGACGAATAAGGCGCGGGCCATCCGCTTCTCCACTCTGGACGCCCTCTGCCGCGAACTGGACTGCCAGCCCGGCGATCTCCTCGAGTGGGTTCCCAGCGCTTGCGAAGACCCGGACACCGCCGAGTTGGAGGAACTGCTCTCATGA
- a CDS encoding RrF2 family transcriptional regulator yields the protein MRSLSKRTQYSLRALYALARRGVGKPALIGDLSRDEEIPKKFLEQILLSLKQKGLVDSRRGRYGGYVLAVQPEKISVGSIIRMIDGPLAPLPCASEHSFRKCDECPDIRFCGTRIVMRQVRDATADILDRTTLADVCRKVDAAKVEAEEGEGLMYYI from the coding sequence ATGCGGTCACTCTCTAAACGAACCCAGTATTCACTCCGGGCGCTTTATGCCTTAGCGCGCCGAGGCGTGGGCAAGCCGGCTCTGATTGGAGATCTGTCCCGGGACGAAGAAATCCCGAAGAAATTCCTCGAACAGATCCTGTTGAGTCTGAAGCAAAAGGGTTTGGTGGACAGCCGGAGAGGGCGCTACGGCGGCTATGTGTTGGCCGTACAGCCCGAGAAGATTTCCGTGGGTTCCATTATCCGCATGATCGATGGGCCGCTCGCGCCATTGCCCTGCGCGAGTGAACACAGCTTCCGCAAGTGTGATGAGTGTCCGGACATCCGTTTCTGCGGCACGCGCATTGTGATGCGCCAGGTGCGGGATGCTACTGCCGATATTCTGGACCGCACCACGCTCGCCGATGTTTGCCGGAAAGTGGATGCGGCCAAGGTGGAAGCCGAAGAGGGCGAAGGCCTGATGTACTACATCTAG
- a CDS encoding DUF3467 domain-containing protein, whose protein sequence is MVPPQAPKLNIENADAYRESYSNSVQVRVNLWDFFLMFGTISQTQPDTVNISNFQGVYLSPQQAKALANLLNQNIAQYEGTFGEIRLEPLGGGSGPVQ, encoded by the coding sequence ATGGTTCCCCCTCAAGCTCCGAAACTGAACATCGAGAACGCAGACGCTTACCGCGAGAGTTACTCGAATTCGGTACAAGTGAGAGTGAACCTTTGGGACTTCTTCCTGATGTTTGGCACCATCTCGCAAACGCAACCGGATACCGTCAATATCAGCAATTTCCAGGGTGTCTATTTGAGCCCGCAACAGGCGAAGGCGCTCGCTAACCTGTTGAATCAGAACATTGCTCAATACGAAGGCACTTTCGGCGAAATCCGCCTGGAGCCTCTCGGTGGCGGCTCCGGCCCCGTTCAATAG
- a CDS encoding ArnT family glycosyltransferase has product MARSRAKSLLIVFSFFAFVLFITHFRLLELPYFWDEAGQFIPQTHDLWKHGLLVPQSTSPNSHPPGLPILLAGFWTLFGDSIEGTRAFLLLIAAAFFTISFLLSVELLKGSHGAPAFLAGAMMLCNPLLYTQSMMAQLDLPTAVFSTLLLLAYVQKRERLAVVAALLSVAFKETSIGIPLTLAFFAWREGRTRFALALAGLPALLLANWFGFMAFKTGYLFGDPAYAKYNLSYPLHPVRLAYALFRRFSYLAIENWHLIPAMVLLFRWRQIGFAPVWRPIVAAVTVHTLVVSVSGGAVLERYLLPVLPVLYTAFAAGLSTLRPKPRYLALGFTCLGLFSMIFLNPPWPYALENNLAMVDLVEIERNASGFAEVRFRDHRITTAWPMTDALRKPYLGYVEKPIPNVRSVEDFSLDRLKALDWKRGDVLILYSRSWDPDFGLTQWPALRAALRRYFGTPLEMTPRDIPDLPQLKPYLGYSQRGLWVEILVVP; this is encoded by the coding sequence TTGGCTCGATCCCGCGCCAAATCTCTCCTCATCGTTTTTTCGTTCTTCGCGTTCGTCCTTTTCATCACCCATTTCCGCTTGCTCGAGCTCCCCTATTTCTGGGATGAGGCGGGACAGTTTATTCCCCAAACACACGACCTCTGGAAGCACGGCCTGCTCGTCCCCCAGTCGACTTCTCCAAACTCGCATCCTCCCGGGCTGCCCATTTTGCTTGCCGGGTTTTGGACGCTCTTTGGCGATTCGATCGAGGGCACGCGAGCGTTCCTGCTCCTGATCGCCGCAGCCTTCTTTACGATTTCCTTTCTGCTGAGTGTCGAGCTACTCAAGGGATCCCACGGTGCGCCTGCTTTTCTGGCCGGGGCGATGATGCTGTGCAACCCGCTGCTTTACACCCAATCGATGATGGCGCAACTGGATCTGCCGACTGCAGTCTTTTCGACCCTTCTGCTGCTTGCCTATGTGCAGAAACGGGAGAGACTAGCCGTTGTGGCCGCGCTGCTCAGCGTTGCCTTTAAGGAAACCTCAATCGGCATTCCGCTGACCCTCGCCTTCTTTGCCTGGCGCGAAGGGCGCACCCGCTTTGCGCTGGCTCTCGCTGGGCTCCCTGCCCTGCTGTTGGCCAATTGGTTCGGGTTCATGGCCTTCAAGACGGGTTATCTGTTCGGCGACCCCGCTTATGCCAAATACAATCTGTCCTACCCGCTCCATCCGGTGCGGCTGGCCTATGCGCTGTTCCGCCGCTTCAGCTACTTAGCCATTGAGAACTGGCACCTCATTCCAGCCATGGTCCTGCTTTTCCGCTGGCGGCAAATCGGCTTTGCCCCCGTCTGGCGGCCGATTGTGGCAGCCGTCACAGTTCATACCTTGGTCGTGTCGGTAAGCGGGGGCGCCGTCCTCGAGCGTTATCTGCTGCCCGTCCTCCCGGTACTCTATACAGCCTTTGCGGCTGGACTCTCCACTCTGCGGCCGAAGCCTCGCTACCTTGCCTTAGGCTTCACCTGTCTCGGCCTCTTCTCGATGATTTTCCTGAATCCACCCTGGCCCTATGCGCTCGAGAACAATCTCGCGATGGTGGATCTGGTGGAGATTGAACGCAATGCGAGCGGCTTTGCCGAAGTACGCTTTCGCGACCACCGGATCACCACGGCCTGGCCCATGACCGATGCGCTTCGCAAACCCTATCTCGGCTATGTGGAGAAACCGATTCCCAATGTCCGCAGTGTGGAGGATTTCTCGCTCGATCGCCTGAAGGCTCTCGATTGGAAGCGTGGCGATGTCCTGATTCTCTATTCACGCTCCTGGGACCCTGACTTCGGCCTGACACAATGGCCTGCGCTGCGCGCTGCCTTGCGCCGCTATTTCGGGACACCGCTCGAGATGACACCCCGCGACATTCCGGATCTGCCGCAACTGAAGCCCTATCTCGGCTACAGCCAGCGAGGCCTTTGGGTGGAAATTCTTGTGGTTCCGTAA
- a CDS encoding class I SAM-dependent methyltransferase: MKTVDYGIDKPERVRAFAMVATILIATGLSQFLALRSSVEIWPELILSFCLWVGILIYVLAGVMLWSSKSGKFGLAWRMLEEMKWIGKEKVLDVGCGRGLLTILAARKVPLGDVTGVDIWSQEELSENSKEAAVENARLEQVSERIQFEDGDVRALGFRSHSFDKIVSSLCLHAIASRNDRNQAIANLIKLLKPGGEIAILDILHTREYKVLFEKQGLKNIRRSPMKFLYCLPTRYVIAYKPLMEQ, translated from the coding sequence ATGAAAACAGTCGACTACGGGATTGATAAGCCCGAACGGGTGCGCGCCTTCGCGATGGTGGCCACCATCCTGATCGCCACAGGACTCTCCCAGTTTCTGGCTCTCCGCAGCAGCGTCGAGATCTGGCCGGAGCTGATTCTTTCGTTCTGCCTTTGGGTGGGCATTTTGATCTACGTGTTAGCGGGCGTGATGCTCTGGTCGAGTAAGAGTGGCAAATTCGGACTCGCCTGGCGGATGCTCGAAGAGATGAAGTGGATCGGGAAAGAAAAAGTGCTCGACGTTGGGTGCGGCAGGGGGCTGCTCACCATCCTCGCGGCACGCAAGGTGCCACTCGGCGACGTCACCGGAGTCGACATCTGGAGCCAGGAGGAACTCAGCGAAAACTCCAAGGAAGCCGCGGTCGAGAATGCACGGCTCGAACAGGTTTCTGAACGAATCCAGTTTGAGGATGGGGATGTGCGCGCGTTGGGTTTCCGTTCCCACAGCTTCGACAAGATCGTCTCCAGCCTCTGCCTGCATGCGATCGCATCCCGCAACGACAGAAACCAAGCGATTGCCAATCTCATCAAGCTTTTGAAGCCAGGCGGTGAGATTGCGATCCTCGATATCCTCCACACTCGGGAGTACAAAGTTTTGTTTGAGAAACAAGGACTGAAGAATATTCGTCGCTCTCCGATGAAGTTTCTATATTGCCTGCCGACACGTTATGTGATCGCTTACAAACCCTTGATGGAGCAATAA